A single region of the Drosophila miranda strain MSH22 chromosome 2, D.miranda_PacBio2.1, whole genome shotgun sequence genome encodes:
- the LOC108154826 gene encoding xaa-Pro dipeptidase, giving the protein MAAFQMGSGYAVPMTLFKNNRDRVSKALLRQLSKNLKFDSGNLLVLLEGGKDKSLYNTDVDYVFRQESYFQYLFGAKEPGCYGILTIDVRTGGVSSILFVPRLPEEYSTWMGELLTPEEFKAMYEVDAVYYLDELTDYLEKAAPKLILTLSGTNSDSGLTMQPPEFDGKEKYVTDCDLLYPILSECRVIKSAEEIEVLRYVAKVSSDAHIKVMKFIRPGKMEFEGESLFLHHSYSVGGCRHASYTCICGSGTNSSILHYGHAGAPNSRPIQDGEMCLFDMGANYCGYAADITCTFPANGKFTDDQKFIYNAVLDARNAVSDTARDGVSWVDMHKLAGKVLLQRLKEGGMLKGDVDEMLEAGLSAVFQPHGLGHLIGLDVHDVGGYLPTEPKRPNEPWLCKLRFARVLKAGMYVTIEPGCYFIKRLMDGALANPELRKFINVDVFNRFRNFGGVRIEDDVLITQNGIENFAIVPRTVEEIEATMSSQ; this is encoded by the coding sequence ATGGCCGCCTTTCAGATGGGATCGGGCTACGCAGTGCCTATGACCCTGTTTAAGAACAATAGAGATCGCGTTTCCAAAGCTCTGTTGCGACAACTCTCGAAGAACCTCAAGTTTGATTCGGGCAATTTGCTCGTTCTGCTGGAGGGCGGCAAGGATAAGAGTTTGTACAACACTGATGTGGACTATGTCTTTCGCCAAGAGTCATATTTTCAGTATCTTTTTGGAGCCAAGGAGCCCGGCTGCTATGGCATCCTCACGATCGACGTACGGACGGGGGGCGTGTCCAGCATTCTTTTTGTGCCGCGACTTCCTGAGGAGTACAGCACCTGGATGGGCGAGCTGCTTACACCAGAAGAGTTCAAGGCCATGTACGAAGTGGATGCGGTCTACTATCTGGATGAACTCACGGACTATCTGGAGAAGGCAGCTCCCAAGCTGATACTAACGCTCAGTGGCACAAACAGCGATAGCGGCCTCACAATGCAGCCGCCCGAGTTCGATGGCAAGGAGAAGTATGTAACCGACTGCGACCTACTCTATCCCATATTGTCCGAGTGCCGCGTTATCAAGTCTGCCGAAGAGATCGAAGTTCTGCGTTATGTGGCAAAGGTCTCGTCGGACGCCCACATCAAAGTAATGAAGTTCATACGCCCTGGCAAGATGGAGTTTGAGGGGGAGTCTCTGTTCCTCCACCACTCCTACTCCGTGGGAGGTTGTCGTCATGCCTCCTACACATGCATCTGCGGCAGCGGCACCAACTCGTCTATTCTGCACTATGGCCATGCCGGAGCACCCAACAGCCGACCCATCCAGGATGGCGAAATGTGTTTGTTCGACATGGGGGCCAACTACTGCGGCTATGCGGCAGACATTACCTGCACTTTCCCAGCCAACGGCAAGTTCACGGATGACCAGAAGTTCATTTACAATGCTGTGCTGGATGCTCGCAACGCGGTTTCTGACACAGCACGCGATGGCGTTTCGTGGGTGGACATGCACAAGCTTGCCGGCAAGGTATTGCTGCAACGTCTCAAGGAGGGTGGCATGCTTAAGGGCGATGTCGATGAAATGCTTGAAGCTGGACTCTCGGCCGTCTTTCAGCCGCACGGCCTGGGGCACCTGATTGGCCTGGACGTTCACGATGTGGGCGGATATTTGCCCACTGAGCCGAAGCGCCCCAACGAGCCATGGCTGTGCAAGTTGCGCTTTGCCCGTGTTCTCAAGGCTGGCATGTACGTGACCATTGAGCCGGGCTGCTACTTCATCAAGCGATTGATGGACGGCGCTCTGGCCAATCCAGAACTACGCAAATTCATCAATGTGGATGTCTTCAATCGTTTCCGCAACTTTGGTGGTGTTCGCATTGAGGACGATGTCCTCATTACCCAGAATGGTATTGAGAATTTTGCAATTGTGCCAAGGACCGTTGAGGAAATCGAGGCGACCATGAGCTCCCAATAG